The Caenorhabditis elegans chromosome I genome includes the window GAGGGGAGACGGCTGGCTACTTTAAACGCGTGCAACTATTCAGTGGTGAGAGGTAGTGAAAATCTGTTAACCAAcaaatgttggaaattttacGCTTAATACTTTTGTAGtgatacaattttttgtagctatcatggtttttgagatatatctgaaaatgttccaatttttccaatttttatggtTCTTAGGGTGCTTTCCAATTTTGCTTCATGATTTGAAAGATGACCaattagttttagtttttgtatGAATACtgtgtttaattttgaaaattattgtgcACAATAAAAATGGGTAGAGACAAGAAGGAAAgacgagacgcagagaaagaGACACCATCgccgcctgcgtctctcctccTGCCTCTTTGCTTTGAACTCGTGTATCTCCTGAGTGGtgcaaactagaaaaaaagttgccaactaagaaaatgtgtaaaattttatGCTCAACAAGTTTGTTGTTAACAACTTTTCTGTAGCTATCATAGTTTTTGACTTATTCTTGCTTTCCTTTTCctactctgaaattttcaaaaaatcatgtttttccatcgatttttctcaatttttttttcattttgtatcataaatttccagaatgatTGTTTCTCAAATCCACATGCAAAACTCCTTGCAAacatttattcgaaaaatcatcaaaattcaatgttCAACATTACATATCCAATATACCGGAGCACCTACGCCACAGAGCCAATTGATATCTCAAAAGTCCTGGGAAATGTCTCTCTGGATTACGATGGCCACGTGGAAAATGCGTCTGCTTGGTTAATACtatatcaattaaaaaatgaaaaatggcaattgTCGAGGGATTTTGAAGATGGGCTCGCGGAGAAAATTCAGAGCGGGGAGGCTCCCAGTGAGCTGCtgaatttgtattattttcattcaGCGACTTTTGATCaggaattggaaaaagagaaTAGAAGATTGACACCTAAGtaagtcagaaaaattggggtttggaaatttttcattttggcaaattgaaaattggaaaaaaatttctaaattttttctaacttttttttagaattcagattaaattttgcatccacaattttttatgttacaaaaattccgaaaattgcaaaaaaacaagaaaactgcagattaaataaaacaactcagattttgctttgtttctttccaaaaaaatataaaaaatttcaaaaaaaataccaagaaaagttcaaaaaaaaatctcaatttttcagattctcaatCACCTTCTCCGTACTGATAATCTTCGCAATAATGACAACATTTACCataaaattcatgaaatttaaaacCGAAAACGGAATTAATCAATATCCAGTTATCGATTGGGTTCTGAGTAAGCCATTACTCGGAATATGTGGAGTACTTGTTACAATGTGTGCAATTATTTCATCAACTGGATTACTTATGCTTTTTAATGTTACTTTTGTTGATATGTGCACTGTTATGCCATTTTTATCGTTGAGTAAGTTGcttaactacaaactataaactacaacctacaaactacaaactacaaacttctTTCCAGCTATTGGTATTGATGACACATTCCTCATGCTTGCGGCTTGGCACGAGACAGATAGAAATCTACCGTATGAGGTGagaactataaactacaatgTGTTGTCAGAGAACATTTGAAACTACACACTACACTTTTTTTCCTAGTCTCACCCAAAAACTTTGTCTTTTAGGCATTCGAAAATCTCATGAATGCTCGATATTTTTAAagccaaaattccaaaattttcgcaaataaataaacattttcggcgagaaattcaaatgttctgagaaaaatttattcagaactttaaaaaaatcgattctaataattttgtttggaaaaattacaaaatttccgTTCAAAATTcctataaactacaaaattttcccagttgttcgatttttttgtatttattcgattttcaccaaattttatcgaattttttggaaaaaaaactagaaatatcagttaataatatttcttttcaattttcttaattttttctgctaaaaaccgccaaaatattgaattttttgcagaaacgaATAGAAAAAGCGATGCGCCACGCAGCAGTCTCTATATCAATTACGTCATTAACAGATGCATTGGCATTCCTTATTGGATCAATTGCACCACTTCCAgctgttatttatttttgttattattcATCTGCAGCGatattattcatatttttatatgTTCTCACCATGTTTGTGGCTGTACTTGCGTTGCAAGGCCGGAGGGAAGAAGATTTAAAACATTCGGTTACTGGTATGAAGACTATTGATTTGGATTCTGATTATGGTAGGTTAAGGGgagaataatttaaattaataaaaacattgttttaaaaaatgttttaaaaaaatttaaaagttatttttgttccaaaaatttctaaaaaattttaaacattttttttagaaactttaaaaaaatgttccttaTCCGTTTAGTTACCAAAAACactataattttattcaacaCTTTAAGAGCTTAAAAATGACCCCTATCATGCCGATATTCcattaattttaagaaatggGTCTCGCAGCGCTGGTACTGTAGCTCTGACTTCAGCTGTGTAAAAAAATATCGCTATATCGAGACGTTTTGGCTATCATATTTGTGCTATGATaaagttttttatgaaaagaaaatggaaatattgaagaaaaaaaatttgaaaaaagtggattttttcaaaaacttttttttttcaaatttttcgaattttccaatgaattcaattaaaaataacatcAGAATCGTTTGGAGCACAGTAACAGCTTCAAAATAACACCCATTATGCCTATATTCGACCAACTTTCAAAATACGGGTCTCGCAgcgcggggtactgtagcaccgTTTTCAGTTGTGTCGAAAGTCAAAATCAGCGGAATTTAGTCGtgttgggggtcattttaAAGCTAATCACATGAAGAATTTTATTCTaacactaaaaattgataaatttcagttgttttgaagaaaattagaaaaaatccaaaaatatccttttttcagaaaccgcTTCAACTCGCCAACTGCTTCTAAAAATGGGTAGCCGAGTGTCAGTGAAAGCAGACgaggaaaataataataataataatgaaaaatcaatagaaaacatacaaaaaatcgataatcgaaTGTGGTATCAAAGGTTTTTCGAGGACCAATATGCTCcattcatttcaaattcaaaaatttcgatattaagttttctgatttatttGGCTTATTTGGCAGCTGCATTCTATGGAGTTAAACatctaaaaattggatttgatgtgagttttcaaagctacaaactataaactacagcCTCTTTGTAGTTCGTAGTTACTGTAGTCTTAACTATAAAGTACAAAGTATTGCAGCTCATCAACATTGTCCAAGAGGACTCTGCGTCACGAGTGTTTTTGGAAGTTCGAGAGCAGCTTTTCCCAGAGGACACAAAGGTGAGTGgaatacaaactacaaaaactacaaaaactacaaactacaactttttccAGCTAATGGACATTGCCGTAATGAACTCgccaaatttctcaaatccAGAGGAAAGATTCAATTTTATGGAGGTTCTCAGCGAATTTGAGGCcagttttttctggaatttttgctaaaatatctgaaaattttcagtcaaccTGGTGCTCGGAAGGCAGAGAATCCACacagttttggttttttgaaatgcaaaaatatttgagcaATTTGGGATTTGGAGGGGATTtgacaaaaactatgaatAGTGAAAGGGTAAGGGTGATTATGAATATGAGCTATAAGCTACAAACTAtatactacaaactatgaactacaaactacaatgtacaaactacaaactacaaaatacaaactacaaactatagaAACATAAACTCCAACTATGCTTTGATCCAGCAAATTTCTTGTGTGCTTTCTAGCATAGGTTATTAACAGGATCAGgctacaaatttcaattttgtgagCTTTGTAGTTTCAAGTCcttcagcctcaaccaattatATTCCAGAAGCTCTCCCAATCCAAAAAGACCTTCCTAATGTCCCATGAGAAATTCGGCTACGACGTCCTATCCGACAAGCAGTTCCGTCTTTCGACTCGCTTGAAAAACGTGGAAACCGATgaggaaatgttcaattgcgCGAGGACAATGAGgtacacactacaaactacaaattttccTGACACAGGCAAAGCGGAAAGTGCCCAAAACGGTCCGTTCACGGACCGGGAACGGCTCAAATTTAAGAACAGTTCACGGTTCGATTCCCGGTCCGTCAACGGACCGTAATTGAACCGTAAGGAGactaaaaatgggaaaattttttcatcctcCAGCTGCCCCCTTTTTCTTTCCCAATGCTCCACCGAGCTCCTGTCTTGCTCCAGACCGTCTTCCGGTGATCCTTCGTTGTAGCAATTCTATCTGCCTCAGCCGGGGTTGAACTTGTCCACTGCCTGTCGATTGATTACTGGCCCATCACCTTACCGTTTGGCCGTTCGCGCACGCGAGGAAAAACAATAGACTTCGCATAAATAGCGATTAGCTCGCGCTCGCGCATTTTCTTCTGGTTTTCACGTCTTACACCAACTTTTTCGATTGTATTTTCAGTAGTTTCTGATTCTCCATCTTGCCGTTGGACTTATATGAAAGCGAACGATAACAATTGACAGTTTCGTGTAGTTCAGAACTTATTTCGCATATTTCTCAACATCTACCTATACGTGCTCCATCTACTTGTAATACAGAAATGGTACTTAccatatttcctctattagtcttgcatgcaagactaattttcgattggaccgggttgcaatactaatagaggaaataaggTATATGCGTTCTATTTGAATGATAccttaatttcttaaaatacacACGGAACAGAAACGATATGATTCCAGAATGTATTgttagtaaaatattttatgatatttcaaaaaatgctcctgTTGCTCAGCTTAAGAAGACCAGCAGAGAGAGTGAACGTTGCGTATACACAGTATCTACCCAATTGTggcatttcatcttttttattgatatgTTTATAGGATTACATTAATATAACCTCTTTTACACACAATGTCATGCTTAATAGCCTCAGTTAGATCGCATGCGATTTGCGGGCCGCGTACGGACCAGTTGGACGGATGATAGACAAAATGGTTGCccagaggaattttttttcatgaaaattgagtttttgaagtacCCACAATGCTATTTGGTTCATTGTAGCCAGTTGGCTAATTTTTTGCCTGATTCAaggtttagttttaaaaagtgcagTTTTGCCGACCGGGACGGTTAATTTACGGACCATCTACGGACCGGCTACGGCCAAACTACGGATGATCACCAAAACGGAGGATaatacgaaaaaattttttcatgaaaatggagtttttgaaGTGCCTACACTCTCCTTTGGCTAATTTGAGCACTTTTCCCGTGCtagaacctgaaattttcaaaaacaaaaatttggtgcCCGGGACGGTTCATTTACGGTCCGTCTACGGGCCGGCGACGGACCGTCTACGGACCGGAAACGGCCCAACTACGGCTCAAGAGCCATCTCGGTCGGTAAATGTGGTTTTTGCTCTAAATAATGCATTTAACGACgtaaaaattcttgaattagCCAACTGGTATCataggtatttaaaaaaaaattgttttcttaaaatccattttttcctctTAATGGCCATTTTTTACATTCCCCGTAGTTTGCCCGTAATTGGTCCGTCCCGCTTTTCATATCCGTAGTTCGCCCGTTAATGGTCCGTTCCCGGTCCAAGATCCGTAAACGGACCGTACCCGCTTTGCctgtgtgagcctcaaccaaaatatttttgcagaaaactgTCCCAAAAACATGCAAACTACAGTATTATTACATATTCTCCGTTGTGGAATATTGCAGACGAGTATGATATTATGTGGCCACAAACTATGCAGGATATCTATATTTCTATTGGTAAGGCATAAACtgtaaactacaaactacaaactacaatttttttatcactatagtttgtagtttgtagtatgaTTCTTGAatactaaaaactacaaaaatactaatttcagCTGTCATGGTTCCGGTCGCACTGCTCTTCATTCCACAACCACTCTGCTCAGTTATTATTGGTGAGTTTTGTAGAATTCGTAGTATTTGTAGTCTTCGTTGTCTATGTAGTCAAACATCGCAGGCTTAAATATCGCCTCCATCGCATTCGGAGTCATCGGAACCATGTCCTTCCTTGGTGTCAGCCTGGATGCCACGTcaatgattactgtagcaaTGAGTGTCGGATTTTCAGTTGGTAAGACTTGGCTacaagctacaaactacaaactttaAACTACTAACTACAAacaataaactacaaactacaaacaataaactacaaactacaaacaatAAACTACCCAATTTTTGTAGCCTTCTCCAATTATATCGTCGAAAATCTGCACCCTTCACTACTGTTTTGAAAGCTCTTGGGGAgcaaaagtctaaaaattttacaaaaaaaaattaaaaaaatttccagatttcgcCGCCCACGTCTCTTACGCGTACATGACAGAATCTGGAGCCCAAATTCCgggaaaaagtgcaatttaTTCACGATTTTGTCACACTTTGGGTACAATCGGCTGGCCAGTCACACAGGCTTCAGTTTCCGTACTTTTGGGTGTTTCTTCGCTGTATTTGGTGGATAGTTATGTGGTTCAAACGTGTTTTAGGACTGTTGTATTGGTTATTTTATTTGGTAAGTGTTGTGTAAATTCGCTCTAGTGAACTTAGAAAGTTTGGAGGTCTTAGGGGGCCTGGGAACTGACATGCGGggtgatggcctagaaaatcctaaatgtgattttctaggccacctaatttggaattaaaaaaaattttggtaatgaAAATGAGCTCTACCAAACTACTTTACTCATACATCTCCATAACATCTGGGAGTTCACATATagtttggtggcctagaaatttataaaatttttggtttctagTCCagcaacttcaaaaatttcaaaatttgtgatgaTCTgctttactgaaaatttgaatcacaGCTGAAGCTAGTACTACCGTACCCCAAATTTAGAACCCTAAGAACTAACATACAtactggtggcctagaaaacacaaaatctgaatttctagGCCAGCAACCTTTAAATTCATTCCAGGTACCACCCACGCATTGGTCTTCCTTCCACTTCTTCTAATGAACTGTCACAGGGTATTTGACTACTTTAAGACAACTTCCACGACTAGTACGGAGCcgtgaaattgataaaatatcaatttttgtgcaatttgtaacttatttatttatttcgttTGTACATACATGTtttattttggtttgaaataattttttattcacaaaaacttgaaagcaATTC containing:
- the ptr-17 gene encoding SSD domain-containing protein (Confirmed by transcript evidence) produces the protein MIISKIRAAPLEQPWANIVAKYCLFVAKYPWPFIIIPLIITICLSMGIILNFKIVRGVNYLYAPLNATWKTEEAVFGENWAKDDDHFYPGKDILRRQGIYLIVNAKDGGNVLRQEYAQDFLKILDWILNVKLLSSAGRIFTYKDVCLHFQNDCFSNPHAKLLANIYSKNHQNSMFNITYPIYRSTYATEPIDISKVLGNVSLDYDGHVENASAWLILYQLKNEKWQLSRDFEDGLAEKIQSGEAPSELLNLYYFHSATFDQELEKENRRLTPKFSITFSVLIIFAIMTTFTIKFMKFKTENGINQYPVIDWVLSKPLLGICGVLVTMCAIISSTGLLMLFNVTFVDMCTVMPFLSLTIGIDDTFLMLAAWHETDRNLPYEKRIEKAMRHAAVSISITSLTDALAFLIGSIAPLPAVIYFCYYSSAAILFIFLYVLTMFVAVLALQGRREEDLKHSVTGMKTIDLDSDYETASTRQLLLKMGSRVSVKADEENNNNNNEKSIENIQKIDNRMWYQRFFEDQYAPFISNSKISILSFLIYLAYLAAAFYGVKHLKIGFDLINIVQEDSASRVFLEVREQLFPEDTKLMDIAVMNSPNFSNPEERFNFMEVLSEFESTWCSEGRESTQFWFFEMQKYLSNLGFGGDLTKTMNSERKLSQSKKTFLMSHEKFGYDVLSDKQFRLSTRLKNVETDEEMFNCARTMRKLSQKHANYSIITYSPLWNIADEYDIMWPQTMQDIYISIAVMVPVALLFIPQPLCSVIIGLNIASIAFGVIGTMSFLGVSLDATSMITVAMSVGFSVDFAAHVSYAYMTESGAQIPGKSAIYSRFCHTLGTIGWPVTQASVSVLLGVSSLYLVDSYVVQTCFRTVVLVILFGTTHALVFLPLLLMNCHRVFDYFKTTSTTSTEP